The genomic DNA CGGTCTTGGGCCGGCGGGCGGCCGAGCGCGTCTCGGGTTTTGCCCCAGACGGCGATCCTTCCTGACTTCTTGCCTCCGATCTCACAAACGGCTGGGCTGTCTCGTCTCAGGTGGCAGAGCCAGGCTCTGAGTAGCGGGAAGGTGATGGTCATGCGGGTGTTCGTGACAAACAGGGGACAGATCACCTGCTGGTCGCGGCCGAGGCGACCGGCCGGGGAGGTGGTGGCGGTGATGATGACCAAGGGGCGCGGTTTCTCGAACGTCAAGGCCAAGTGGGAGCTCGGCTGGGCCGTTCACCATCCGTCGTGGTGTCAGGGCGTTGAGGAAGGGTTGACGTGAGGCGGGTCAAGGAGTTCGAGGAGCTGCGGCCGCTGCTGTTCTCGATCGCCTACCGGATGCTGGGCAGTGTGAGCGAGGCCGAGGACGCGGTTCAGGAGACCTGGCTGCGCTATGAGGCCTCCCCGATCGAGCCCAGGTCGGCTAAGGCGTTCCTGTCGGCCGTGGTGAGCCGGATCGCGATCGATGTGCTGCGGTCGGCCCGCGTCCGCCGGGAGGAATACGTCGGGCCGTGGTTCCCCGAACCGCTGCTGACCGACCCCTACCAGGACCCGGAGCGTTCGGCGGAGCTGGCTGACTCGGTGTCGATGGCGGCCCTGCTCCTGCTGGAGCGGCTCAGCCCGCTCGAACGCGCGGTCTTCGTGCTGCGGGAGGTGTTCGGGTTCAGCTTCCGGGAGATCGCATCGGCGGTGGAAAGATCGGAGGCGGCGTGCCGCCAGCACGCGGTGCAGGCCCGCCGCCACATGGACGCGGGCCGGCCCCGATACGAGGCCGACCGCAAAGAGCGCGAGGAACTCGCCGGACGATTCTTCGACGCCTTCAAGGAAGGCGACATCGATGGGCTACGGGAGTTGCTGGCCGCCGACGTTCACATGATCGGTGATGGTGGCGGTAAGGCACCGCAAGTGGCCACCCAGATCATCGGCCTCGAGAGCGTGGCCGGGGTGCTCGCCGCGCTCGTCCCGCCGTTCGTCCGGATCGGCGGTCTCATGGAGCCGCACGAGGTGAACGGCCAGCCGGGCGCGATCCTCCGCGACCGGGACGGCAGGGTCGTCAACACTTTGGCGCTCGACATCCTCGACGGGCAGATCCAGACGATCCGCACGGTGAGCAACCCTGACAAGCTCGGCCACCTAGGTCCGGTGGCCGACTCCTGGGCGATTCTCCGCGAGGCGACCGGGCCCGCGGGCCCCGGACTGACGGGGTCCTTGTCCTGAGCCTGATCCGCCAGGCCGCCACCCGGACGCCGTCAGGGGAGCGTGGGCCGCAGGTGCTGCCGCGCCCATACCTCCGGGATCCTTGCGGGCCGGTGCCCGGCAAGGATCCCGGAGGTGTGCTCACCTACCGCACCGCCGGGCGGGAGCGCCCCGGCGTCGCGAGCCGGGCCTCAGTCGTCCTTCTTGTCCTTCGCCTTCTTGCCGTCCGCGGTCACCGCGTACCATTCCCCGCCGAAAGCCTCGACATCGTTGCCCTTGACGTCGCCGGCATTCTCGTCCTTGACGTAGTAGTAGAGCGGGTGGCGGTTGTAGGTCACCTGTGACGTACCGTCCTCCCTCTTGGTCGTGCCGAGCAGATCCGCCTTGACGCCGTCGCCGGCCTCGGGCTCTCCATCGGTGATGTACGGCGGCCACGCCGCCGCACAGTCGCCCGAACATGACGACGTGTCGTCCTTGTCCTTCTTGAAGAGGTAGAGCGTGCGGCCCTCCTCGCCTACCAGGACCTTTCCGATCTCCGTATCCCCCAGCTCGATCAGGGCCCCGCTCATCGGTCCTTCGGACATGTCGGGACTCGCGTACGGGCTGGGCGACGCGTTGACCTGGTCCGCGGCGATCGGCGCGGCCGCCTCCTTCTCACCGGCACCACCGCATCCGGCCGCGAGCAGACCGAGTGCGAGCACACCGGCGTGGAGCAACTTCCTCATCTCGCCCTCCAGGGGAGTGTCACCAACACTCCTGCCAAGGAGATAGGGGACCGCACGGATCCGCGCTCGCGACACGGACGCTTGGACAGGCCTTTGCCCGGCCCCGCCACCGCCGATCCGAAGCGGTGAAGGATTCCCCGCCACGCCCTCCGCCGACGGGACCGCGGCGTGGCGAGGTCCTCCGCCGACGGGACTACGGCGTGGCGAGCGCCTCCGTGGGGGAAAGGCGGGAGGCGCGGATCGCCGGATAGAGGCCGGCCAGGGCGCCGATGGCGAGGGTGGCGGTGACTCCGCCGAGCACCACCCAGATCGGGACGACGGCCGGCCAGCCCTTGTAGGCGGCGTAGCCGTAGGTGACCACGGCACCCAGCAGCGCACCGCCGGCCCCGCCGAGAGCGGAGAGGATGAGGGATTCGGCGAGGAACTGGGTGCGGATCTGACCCCGGGTCGCGCCCAGCGAGCGGCGCAGGCCGATCTCCGCCCGTCGCTCCAGCACCGAGATGACCATGGTGTTGGCCACTCCGACCCCGCCGACGAGCAGGGCCACCGCGCCCACACCGAGCAGCAACCCGGTGAACGCCTCACCCGCGGCCTGTTTGGCGGCGAGCGCGTCCGAGGGGCGGGAGACCTCGACCTCGTTGGGCGCCTCCGGGTTGGCGGTGGCGCCGAGCACCGAGCGGGCCGACTCCACCTGGGACTCCTCGGAACGGGTGTAGACGGTGGTCGGGTGCCCGTCGAACCCCAGCTCGGACTCGGCCACCGGCCAGCCGACCAGTGCCGCGGTGTCCAGCTCGGGGGCGAGCGGGGCCGGGGCGAGGATGCCGAGCACGGTGAACCAGTCGCCGCCGATCAGCACCTGCGTGTCGGGGCCGGCGCGGCCGATGCCCAGCCGTTTCGCGGCGGTCGCGCCGAGCACCGTCG from Streptosporangium sp. NBC_01756 includes the following:
- a CDS encoding RNA polymerase sigma-70 factor, which encodes MRRVKEFEELRPLLFSIAYRMLGSVSEAEDAVQETWLRYEASPIEPRSAKAFLSAVVSRIAIDVLRSARVRREEYVGPWFPEPLLTDPYQDPERSAELADSVSMAALLLLERLSPLERAVFVLREVFGFSFREIASAVERSEAACRQHAVQARRHMDAGRPRYEADRKEREELAGRFFDAFKEGDIDGLRELLAADVHMIGDGGGKAPQVATQIIGLESVAGVLAALVPPFVRIGGLMEPHEVNGQPGAILRDRDGRVVNTLALDILDGQIQTIRTVSNPDKLGHLGPVADSWAILREATGPAGPGLTGSLS
- a CDS encoding ABC transporter permease, which codes for MTADVLQPARMWPRDVVRVGAVGLRTRPARAFLSALGIAIGIAAMVAVVGITSSSRAELDRTIAALGTNVLTVSPGTTMTGEQARLPTEAEAMVGRIGPVESVSAIGLVDGAKVYRTDKIPVAETKGIAAYAARTDLNSVIGARVRSGTWLNAATGTYPATVLGATAAKRLGIGRAGPDTQVLIGGDWFTVLGILAPAPLAPELDTAALVGWPVAESELGFDGHPTTVYTRSEESQVESARSVLGATANPEAPNEVEVSRPSDALAAKQAAGEAFTGLLLGVGAVALLVGGVGVANTMVISVLERRAEIGLRRSLGATRGQIRTQFLAESLILSALGGAGGALLGAVVTYGYAAYKGWPAVVPIWVVLGGVTATLAIGALAGLYPAIRASRLSPTEALATP
- a CDS encoding COG4315 family predicted lipoprotein — protein: MRKLLHAGVLALGLLAAGCGGAGEKEAAAPIAADQVNASPSPYASPDMSEGPMSGALIELGDTEIGKVLVGEEGRTLYLFKKDKDDTSSCSGDCAAAWPPYITDGEPEAGDGVKADLLGTTKREDGTSQVTYNRHPLYYYVKDENAGDVKGNDVEAFGGEWYAVTADGKKAKDKKDD